One genomic segment of Halalkalicoccus jeotgali B3 includes these proteins:
- a CDS encoding DoxX family protein — protein MSTTNTLETEILNRSVRFDYSERWIGYSLFLLRIMMGWTLFQGGITKLITYLDDDPANNWTAAGFLTGAVPEGNPLMGAWVDMAGSPLIDLLNMWGLTLTGLALILGAFVRWSAFWGAVMMLFYWAASLEGGLLAGLPLANGWVVDDHLVYAVLLFGLGAFGAGRILGLDSYLEQLSVVESNPWLRYLLG, from the coding sequence ATGTCGACGACGAATACGCTCGAAACGGAGATATTGAATCGGTCGGTGAGATTTGACTATTCCGAACGATGGATCGGCTACTCGTTGTTCCTGCTTCGAATCATGATGGGATGGACGCTCTTTCAGGGCGGGATTACCAAACTCATCACGTATCTCGATGATGATCCAGCAAACAACTGGACTGCGGCTGGGTTCTTGACGGGTGCAGTCCCGGAGGGCAATCCACTGATGGGTGCGTGGGTCGATATGGCTGGCAGTCCCCTCATCGACCTGTTGAACATGTGGGGTCTCACGCTGACCGGACTCGCGCTCATCCTCGGTGCGTTCGTCCGATGGAGTGCGTTCTGGGGCGCGGTGATGATGCTGTTTTATTGGGCGGCTAGCCTTGAGGGTGGTCTGCTGGCCGGACTCCCGCTCGCCAACGGCTGGGTCGTCGACGACCACCTCGTGTATGCGGTCCTGTTGTTCGGCTTGGGCGCGTTCGGTGCCGGGCGGATTCTGGGCCTCGATTCCTATCTCGAACAGCTTAGCGTGGTTGAATCCAATCCGTGGCTCCGGTATCTGTTGGGATAA
- a CDS encoding ABC transporter ATP-binding protein, with the protein MAAIELDAVTKQYNDVTALQECNLTVEEGEVYGFLGPNGAGKSTTINILLDFIRPTAGRVQVLGHDAQKETQQIHERVGVLPEGFSTYGRLTGRQHLNFAIGCKQANDDPDALAERVNIVDALDRRASGYSKGMSQRLVLAMALVGQPDLLILDEPSTGLDPAGTREMREIIREEQARGATVLFSSHILDQVESVCDRVGILHDGGLVAEDTVEGLREAAQAEAMLHIEVEHLPDNTLAKVRSLSGVSEVSANGTTIHVSCGDSSKTAVLTTLDDVGTSVIDITTEDASLEELFMNYTAKQSSQSGKADPEARA; encoded by the coding sequence ATGGCCGCGATCGAGCTTGATGCCGTAACTAAACAGTATAATGATGTCACCGCTCTTCAGGAGTGCAATCTTACCGTCGAAGAAGGCGAGGTCTATGGCTTTCTTGGACCAAATGGAGCGGGTAAATCGACAACAATCAACATTCTACTCGATTTCATACGCCCAACAGCCGGTCGGGTACAGGTTCTTGGTCACGATGCACAAAAAGAAACTCAGCAGATCCACGAGCGCGTTGGCGTTCTGCCTGAAGGATTCAGCACTTATGGCCGGCTAACCGGACGCCAGCATCTCAATTTTGCCATCGGATGCAAGCAAGCAAATGATGATCCCGACGCGCTTGCCGAGCGCGTGAACATCGTTGACGCGCTCGATCGGAGGGCTAGTGGTTACTCAAAGGGAATGAGCCAACGTTTGGTCCTTGCAATGGCGCTTGTCGGCCAACCCGATCTGTTGATTCTCGACGAACCCTCTACAGGACTCGATCCCGCAGGTACGCGTGAGATGCGTGAAATTATCCGAGAAGAACAAGCACGTGGTGCGACCGTCCTCTTTTCGAGTCATATCCTCGACCAAGTCGAGAGCGTTTGTGACCGTGTAGGTATCCTTCATGATGGAGGACTAGTTGCAGAGGATACTGTCGAAGGACTGCGTGAAGCCGCACAGGCCGAAGCGATGCTCCACATCGAAGTCGAACATCTACCAGATAACACACTTGCGAAAGTGCGTTCGCTATCAGGCGTTTCAGAAGTGAGCGCCAATGGCACTACCATTCACGTTTCCTGTGGTGATAGCTCGAAGACTGCAGTGCTCACTACTCTTGATGATGTGGGCACATCAGTCATTGATATTACCACTGAAGACGCCTCGCTCGAAGAACTATTCATGAATTATACGGCCAAGCAGTCAAGCCAGTCGGGCAAAGCAGATCCGGAAGCTCGAGCATAA
- a CDS encoding alpha/beta fold hydrolase, with the protein MADRSTEKILVRGRSVAFNQYGDPEGEPIVLFHGTPGSRCFGRLFEDVARRAGFQLLTPDRPRYGQSASWPKRTVTDTGAIVTGLLNTCESDNARIIGFSGGGPHALAAAATHPDRVREVHIISGATPRRLGEPAASQRRLAMLARQTPRLLRSLFRVQAWLADRSPTLVVSQYTAEPKEIPDTEAQLMARDFVEAVGKGGSGTVLEFQLLAEPWGFDLGEVDVPIQVWHGEHDANVPVGGVRDLYASCSDTELTVRDTDHLTTLLAYRDAIA; encoded by the coding sequence ATGGCGGACAGATCGACAGAGAAGATACTAGTACGTGGTCGATCCGTGGCTTTCAACCAATACGGCGACCCCGAGGGGGAACCAATTGTATTGTTTCACGGAACACCTGGGTCGCGATGTTTTGGCAGGCTATTCGAAGATGTCGCACGGCGAGCGGGATTTCAGCTACTCACACCGGATCGGCCAAGATACGGCCAATCGGCTTCATGGCCGAAGCGGACGGTGACCGATACTGGTGCTATTGTTACTGGTCTATTGAATACCTGCGAGAGCGATAACGCGCGGATCATCGGCTTCTCTGGCGGCGGACCACACGCGCTCGCGGCTGCGGCGACACATCCGGACCGTGTTCGCGAGGTCCACATCATTTCTGGGGCAACACCACGCAGACTGGGAGAACCAGCCGCGAGTCAGCGGCGGCTCGCCATGCTAGCCCGCCAGACGCCCCGACTCCTTCGGAGTTTGTTCCGCGTGCAGGCGTGGCTCGCAGATCGATCTCCGACACTTGTCGTCTCCCAGTATACTGCTGAGCCAAAGGAAATACCTGATACAGAGGCACAGCTGATGGCTCGAGATTTCGTCGAGGCAGTTGGTAAAGGCGGGAGTGGTACTGTCTTGGAGTTTCAGCTGTTAGCTGAACCGTGGGGGTTCGATCTCGGTGAGGTTGACGTTCCTATTCAAGTATGGCACGGTGAGCATGATGCAAACGTCCCAGTTGGCGGTGTTCGAGACCTATACGCGTCGTGTTCCGATACCGAACTAACAGTCCGTGATACGGACCACTTGACAACGTTGTTGGCATATCGCGACGCGATCGCATAA
- a CDS encoding class I SAM-dependent methyltransferase, with product MGRDDGQTRIADQFSSLGERAAIWKAFALFLPTNQFLNVGYSEWYQPHFVGLSQRRLAERIGSDIAARLGSTDGVSLLDIGCGRGGPTLHLATEHGFVTTGIDLVPCNVSMARRNAAATVDAQFVVGDALQLPFERDSFNVCTAIDSPPYLPNKREFLTEMASVTVEDGLVAVSDFVRPESLSQEARDTVDTFADAWDLAPIATLEQYKRAIAVSGLHLDAAVDISPNSIARFQKWTGLYLSLARRGLLKPVERFLDRRNIDCDAITEQVSTTHPALPLLRHVIIYARA from the coding sequence ATGGGCCGTGATGACGGTCAAACGCGCATCGCCGACCAGTTCTCGTCTCTGGGAGAGCGTGCTGCCATTTGGAAGGCGTTCGCCCTGTTTTTACCGACTAACCAATTCCTGAACGTCGGCTATTCCGAGTGGTATCAGCCGCATTTCGTCGGATTGAGCCAGCGTCGACTCGCCGAACGAATCGGTTCCGACATCGCTGCTCGGCTCGGGTCGACGGACGGTGTCTCTCTGCTGGATATCGGCTGTGGACGGGGTGGTCCCACCCTCCATCTCGCCACCGAGCACGGATTTGTGACCACGGGTATCGACCTCGTTCCGTGCAACGTCTCGATGGCGAGGCGAAACGCGGCGGCAACCGTGGACGCGCAGTTCGTGGTTGGTGACGCGTTGCAGCTTCCATTCGAACGTGACTCGTTCAACGTCTGTACCGCCATCGATTCGCCACCCTACCTCCCAAACAAGCGTGAATTTCTCACGGAGATGGCGAGCGTGACCGTCGAAGACGGTCTCGTTGCCGTTTCGGATTTCGTTCGACCCGAATCGTTGTCACAGGAGGCGCGCGATACCGTCGATACGTTCGCGGATGCGTGGGATCTGGCTCCGATAGCGACGCTCGAACAGTACAAGAGAGCTATCGCTGTGAGCGGCCTCCACCTCGATGCGGCAGTCGACATCAGTCCCAACAGCATCGCTCGATTCCAGAAGTGGACGGGATTGTACCTGTCTCTGGCTCGGCGTGGTCTGCTGAAACCAGTCGAGCGGTTTCTGGATCGACGTAATATCGACTGCGACGCGATCACTGAGCAGGTATCTACTACTCATCCAGCACTTCCGTTATTGCGGCACGTCATCATCTATGCGCGAGCGTGA
- a CDS encoding heavy metal translocating P-type ATPase, with product MSHRKTQLDIQGMSCANCSQTITQALTDLDGVSEANINFATDEGTVEYDPEATSLAAIYTAIDDAGYSALSTSASIGITDMTCANCAETNEEALEDVPGVISAEVNYATDEANVEYNPAETDCEQLYDAIESAGYSPVRDDGSGDSEQDQRDAARNEEIRHQLRLTLFGAALSLPMLAFLIEKFILGGGALPETIFGIEFGWVEFLLATPVQAVLGWPFYKNSYKALVKNRSANMDVLIALGSTTAYLYSVVVLLGLLAGGLYFDTAALILVFITLGNYLEARSKGQASEALQQLLEMEADTATVVDEDGNEEEVPLDEVDVGDWMKIRPGEQIPTDGVVVDGQSAVDESMVTGESVPVEKEEGDEVVGSTINENGVLTVEATKVGADTALQQIVQTVKEAQSRQPDIQNLADRISSYFVPIVIANALLWGLVWYLFPEALAGFVGALPLWGLVAGGPAVAGGTVSIFEFAVVVFASAVLIACPCALGLATPAATMVGTSIGAQTGVLFKGGDILERAKDVDTVVFDKTGTLTEGEMELTDVVPLDSTRTATDGGDAETAADGGTQAIRGEAEPGAETEINEETVLHAAASAEAGSEHPLAQAIVEGAEERGIDLTDPENFENVPGHGVRATVDGEEVLVGNRKLMRDNDIDPSAAEDELERLEGEGKTAMLVASNDTLLGLVADADTVKESAKEAVAALHERDLAVHMITGDNERTARAVAEEVGIDPDNVRAEVLPEDKSDALDAIQQDGRRAMMVGDGVNDAPALATAYVGTAIGSGTDVAIEAADVTLMRDDPLDVVKAIRISDGTLQKIKQNLFWALGYNTAMIPLASLGLLQPVLAAAAMAFSSVSVLSNSLLFRRYTPDHDYKLLGFLR from the coding sequence ATGAGTCACCGAAAAACACAACTCGACATACAGGGCATGAGTTGTGCGAACTGTTCGCAAACAATCACTCAGGCCCTCACCGACCTCGACGGGGTGAGCGAGGCGAACATCAACTTCGCCACCGACGAGGGAACTGTCGAATACGACCCGGAAGCAACGTCACTCGCGGCGATCTACACGGCAATCGACGACGCCGGGTACAGCGCACTGAGCACGTCAGCCTCCATTGGCATTACGGATATGACGTGTGCAAACTGCGCCGAGACCAACGAGGAAGCGCTCGAAGACGTTCCTGGCGTGATTTCGGCGGAAGTCAACTACGCGACCGACGAGGCGAACGTCGAGTACAACCCCGCCGAAACCGACTGCGAGCAGCTCTACGATGCGATTGAGAGCGCTGGCTACTCACCCGTGCGCGACGACGGGAGTGGGGACTCCGAGCAGGACCAGCGCGACGCCGCACGGAACGAAGAGATCCGCCACCAACTTCGGCTGACGCTGTTCGGCGCAGCACTCTCGCTCCCGATGCTCGCGTTCCTCATCGAGAAATTCATTTTGGGCGGCGGGGCGCTCCCCGAGACGATTTTCGGCATTGAGTTCGGCTGGGTCGAGTTCCTACTTGCGACGCCCGTGCAGGCTGTCCTCGGCTGGCCGTTCTACAAGAACTCGTACAAGGCGCTCGTGAAAAACCGCTCGGCGAACATGGACGTGTTGATTGCGCTCGGCTCGACGACCGCGTACCTCTACTCGGTCGTGGTCCTGTTAGGCCTGCTCGCGGGCGGGCTGTACTTCGACACCGCCGCGCTGATCCTCGTGTTCATCACGCTCGGCAACTACCTCGAAGCCCGCTCGAAGGGACAGGCTAGCGAGGCACTCCAGCAGCTCTTGGAGATGGAGGCCGACACCGCAACCGTCGTCGATGAGGATGGAAATGAAGAGGAAGTCCCTCTCGATGAGGTCGATGTCGGCGACTGGATGAAGATCCGGCCGGGTGAGCAGATTCCGACCGACGGCGTGGTGGTCGACGGCCAGTCGGCAGTCGACGAGTCGATGGTCACCGGCGAGTCGGTGCCCGTCGAAAAGGAGGAAGGTGACGAAGTCGTGGGTTCGACCATCAACGAGAATGGTGTCCTCACTGTTGAAGCGACCAAGGTCGGCGCGGACACGGCGCTCCAGCAGATCGTCCAGACTGTGAAGGAAGCTCAGTCTCGCCAGCCCGACATTCAGAATCTCGCCGACCGCATCTCGTCGTATTTCGTGCCTATCGTGATAGCGAACGCGCTGCTGTGGGGTCTCGTCTGGTATCTGTTCCCCGAAGCACTCGCAGGATTCGTCGGCGCACTGCCGCTGTGGGGACTCGTCGCGGGCGGACCGGCAGTGGCTGGCGGTACGGTCTCGATCTTCGAGTTCGCTGTGGTCGTCTTCGCCTCCGCCGTGCTCATCGCCTGCCCCTGTGCGCTCGGGCTGGCGACGCCGGCGGCGACAATGGTCGGGACATCTATCGGTGCCCAGACAGGCGTGCTGTTCAAGGGTGGTGACATCCTCGAACGCGCCAAGGACGTCGACACGGTAGTGTTCGACAAAACGGGGACACTCACTGAAGGTGAAATGGAACTGACCGACGTCGTTCCGCTCGACAGCACTCGCACCGCCACTGACGGTGGCGACGCTGAGACGGCAGCCGACGGTGGTACACAGGCGATCAGAGGAGAGGCAGAACCGGGAGCTGAAACGGAAATCAACGAGGAGACCGTACTCCACGCTGCGGCGAGTGCCGAAGCTGGCAGCGAGCACCCGCTCGCGCAGGCCATCGTTGAGGGCGCTGAAGAGCGCGGCATCGACCTCACTGACCCCGAGAACTTCGAGAACGTTCCCGGCCACGGAGTCCGTGCGACGGTCGACGGCGAGGAAGTGCTCGTCGGCAACCGCAAACTCATGCGCGACAATGACATCGATCCATCGGCCGCCGAGGACGAACTCGAACGGCTCGAAGGTGAGGGCAAGACCGCGATGTTGGTTGCTAGCAACGATACTCTGCTGGGGCTGGTGGCTGACGCCGATACGGTTAAAGAGAGCGCGAAAGAGGCCGTTGCGGCGCTCCACGAACGGGATCTCGCGGTCCATATGATCACCGGCGACAACGAGCGGACGGCCAGAGCGGTCGCCGAAGAGGTGGGGATCGACCCCGACAACGTTCGCGCGGAGGTTCTTCCCGAGGATAAATCCGATGCGCTCGACGCCATCCAGCAGGACGGTCGGAGGGCGATGATGGTCGGCGACGGCGTCAACGACGCGCCCGCGCTCGCAACCGCCTACGTGGGCACCGCCATCGGCTCCGGTACTGATGTCGCTATCGAGGCCGCCGACGTCACGCTGATGCGCGACGATCCCCTCGACGTGGTGAAGGCCATCCGCATCTCCGACGGCACGCTCCAGAAGATCAAGCAAAACCTCTTCTGGGCGCTCGGCTACAACACGGCGATGATTCCGCTCGCCTCGCTGGGATTGCTCCAACCGGTGTTGGCCGCGGCCGCGATGGCCTTTTCGAGCGTCTCGGTGCTCTCGAACAGCCTGCTGTTCCGGCGGTATACCCCCGACCACGACTACAAGCTGCTCGGATTCCTCCGCTAA
- a CDS encoding permease: protein MPTTLVDGVLESLRIGVGFLWVAAWAIIMGLVITSLVQVYVSKERMAKVLGEGDLSGLTKATLFGAASSGCSFGAVAIGKGLFKKGAHVVNFLAFMFASTNLIVELGLMILLLLGWEFLVAELLGGIILIAVMALLVHLTLPENLFEDVRAELTQRDREQGVTEDPTCGMEGKDEYSLVTDGGQTVKFCSAGCMETYEQEMASSGGWRDELLSWGGWYKIGNQYRKEWSMIWTDVIAGFLISGFVIVFIPQWVWNALFLQGDGLLVSAENAIMGVAIAVISFVGSMGNVPFAVALWGGGVSFAGVIAFVYADLITIPVLNVYRKYYGWKVMTYILGVFFVTMAFSGFLMEELFDVLGIVPNLAGGQTATEQTYFELNYTFYLNLIAFALSGFLFYVYRRGLGAPGQYRDPVCGMRTDEDGPTVTHDDETYHFCSESCKRVFTNDPDGYSDVHPIASPTGGQAHDHD, encoded by the coding sequence ATGCCGACAACACTCGTCGATGGAGTTCTCGAATCACTCCGCATCGGCGTTGGGTTCTTGTGGGTCGCTGCGTGGGCAATCATCATGGGGCTGGTCATCACCAGCCTCGTCCAAGTGTACGTCTCCAAAGAGCGTATGGCGAAGGTTCTCGGTGAGGGAGACCTCTCCGGTCTCACGAAAGCGACGCTGTTCGGTGCCGCGAGTAGTGGCTGTAGTTTCGGCGCTGTCGCCATCGGCAAAGGGCTATTCAAAAAGGGTGCTCACGTTGTGAACTTCCTCGCGTTCATGTTCGCTTCGACGAATCTCATCGTCGAGCTGGGTTTGATGATCCTGCTACTGCTCGGCTGGGAGTTCCTCGTCGCCGAACTCCTCGGCGGGATCATCCTCATCGCCGTCATGGCGCTGCTCGTTCATCTGACGCTCCCTGAAAATCTCTTCGAGGACGTGCGAGCGGAACTCACCCAGCGTGATAGAGAACAGGGTGTCACCGAAGACCCGACCTGTGGGATGGAAGGCAAAGACGAGTATTCGCTCGTCACCGACGGGGGCCAGACAGTGAAATTCTGTTCAGCGGGCTGCATGGAGACCTACGAACAGGAGATGGCCAGCAGCGGTGGCTGGCGCGACGAACTGCTCTCATGGGGCGGCTGGTACAAGATCGGTAACCAGTATCGTAAGGAGTGGTCGATGATCTGGACCGACGTCATCGCGGGCTTTCTCATCTCCGGGTTCGTCATCGTGTTCATCCCGCAGTGGGTCTGGAACGCGCTATTCTTACAGGGCGACGGGCTGCTCGTCAGTGCTGAAAACGCGATCATGGGCGTTGCAATCGCCGTCATCAGCTTCGTCGGCAGCATGGGCAACGTCCCGTTCGCCGTCGCGCTCTGGGGCGGCGGCGTCAGCTTCGCCGGCGTTATCGCGTTCGTTTACGCCGACCTCATCACGATTCCTGTGCTGAACGTCTATCGGAAGTACTACGGTTGGAAAGTGATGACCTACATCCTCGGCGTGTTCTTCGTAACGATGGCCTTTTCGGGATTTCTCATGGAAGAGCTGTTCGACGTTCTCGGCATCGTTCCGAACCTCGCCGGCGGCCAGACCGCAACCGAACAGACGTACTTCGAACTCAACTACACGTTCTATCTCAACCTCATCGCGTTTGCGCTCTCGGGATTTCTCTTCTACGTTTATCGGCGGGGTCTCGGTGCTCCGGGCCAGTACCGGGATCCAGTCTGTGGGATGCGGACCGACGAGGACGGTCCAACCGTCACTCACGATGATGAGACGTACCACTTCTGTTCGGAGAGTTGCAAGCGTGTATTCACTAACGATCCCGACGGCTACTCCGACGTTCACCCGATTGCCTCTCCGACTGGCGGACAGGCTCACGACCATGACTAA
- a CDS encoding ABC transporter permease subunit codes for MSLVAVTRKEYLDSIRSYTLIGLIILFVVFTTFLAGIQWIPDLSGTSPSGDVNTLALLNSMRQPALYLVPLVGIMVGYKAIAGERSSGSIRLILGLPNTRREVFFGKLLGQTAVVSTAILAGYGAAALVALVSYDSFALVEFGLYTLLTLLYALACVSIAIGFSASMRSRTRALAGAVTMYSVILLFWDGITALLQTAIIGYEVPVGEQPAWLAIFSSLNPSTAFAHAARAILPAYREITLFPYLETNIWVDWYGFVVLALWIVIPGAIGYLCFSRADID; via the coding sequence ATGAGTTTGGTTGCTGTTACACGGAAGGAATATCTCGATTCAATACGGTCGTACACACTGATTGGCCTTATAATTCTGTTCGTGGTGTTCACTACCTTCTTAGCTGGTATTCAATGGATTCCTGATTTGTCAGGTACTAGCCCTAGCGGCGACGTGAACACACTTGCACTCTTGAATAGTATGAGACAACCCGCCCTTTATTTGGTGCCGTTAGTTGGGATTATGGTTGGATACAAGGCAATTGCTGGTGAACGCTCAAGCGGCAGTATCAGGCTTATTCTCGGGCTTCCAAACACCCGTAGAGAGGTGTTTTTCGGCAAACTACTCGGTCAGACTGCTGTGGTTTCGACAGCGATACTCGCTGGGTATGGCGCTGCGGCTCTCGTCGCGCTGGTTTCATATGATTCGTTCGCCCTTGTTGAATTCGGACTCTATACGCTCCTTACATTATTGTATGCGCTGGCTTGTGTGTCTATCGCGATAGGCTTCTCAGCCAGTATGAGATCGCGGACGCGCGCACTTGCTGGTGCTGTGACTATGTATTCGGTAATTCTGCTATTCTGGGACGGAATTACAGCATTACTACAAACGGCAATAATCGGCTATGAAGTTCCTGTCGGAGAGCAACCAGCTTGGTTAGCAATTTTCTCTAGCCTTAATCCTTCGACAGCGTTTGCCCATGCTGCAAGAGCAATTCTACCTGCATATCGTGAGATTACCCTATTTCCTTATTTAGAGACGAACATTTGGGTTGACTGGTATGGCTTCGTCGTTCTTGCGCTGTGGATCGTCATTCCGGGAGCTATTGGATATCTCTGTTTTAGCAGAGCGGATATTGACTAG
- a CDS encoding helix-turn-helix domain-containing protein has protein sequence MWLTVIPNVKRVTFHAEYAKPTHPIQAAVNDAAATTRTDLLYWSPTPDGTALLWFDADLAAAAEILDSVDVVTDMSLHEDTAGTYALVEQPRLELRPAVLDAVSDATVAFPPPIIFHGDGTVRFDAVGSSTALNGLHDQLQELTSVHIETVRGYRPWSSPTVLTNRQREALAAAIAVGYYEIPREGAVADVADAINCSQSTAGELLRKAEQSVLTAAMPSND, from the coding sequence ATGTGGCTCACAGTTATACCGAACGTGAAACGCGTCACGTTTCATGCAGAATACGCTAAGCCGACACATCCGATACAGGCGGCCGTCAACGACGCCGCGGCGACCACGCGAACAGACCTTTTATACTGGAGCCCGACACCAGACGGGACCGCACTCCTATGGTTTGACGCCGATTTGGCAGCAGCCGCGGAGATACTAGACAGTGTCGACGTGGTTACTGATATGTCTCTTCATGAGGATACAGCGGGGACATACGCGCTTGTTGAGCAACCCCGGCTCGAACTTCGGCCAGCAGTGCTGGACGCTGTCTCTGACGCGACGGTCGCGTTCCCACCACCAATCATCTTTCACGGTGACGGAACGGTTCGGTTTGACGCAGTTGGTTCTTCGACAGCACTGAACGGTCTCCACGACCAGCTCCAGGAACTCACGTCAGTGCACATTGAGACAGTCCGTGGGTACCGGCCATGGTCGTCGCCAACAGTGCTTACCAACAGACAACGGGAAGCACTAGCGGCAGCGATCGCTGTCGGCTATTACGAGATACCGCGAGAGGGAGCTGTTGCTGACGTGGCCGACGCTATTAATTGCTCACAGAGCACAGCAGGCGAACTGCTTCGGAAGGCCGAGCAGTCAGTATTGACAGCAGCTATGCCGAGCAACGATTAA
- a CDS encoding type II toxin-antitoxin system VapC family toxin — protein sequence MTVDVVDASVVAKWFLPERDSNEARALRDAYVDGAIDLCAPSAMPFEVANALRHSSMLDDTHIEQSMDAVAAYGLDLFAFADIPGIISLSIKEELPVYDASYVALADHIDGVCWTADQKLIDSLSSSAQTATKHARDFENP from the coding sequence ATGACAGTCGATGTAGTCGATGCGAGTGTAGTCGCAAAGTGGTTCCTTCCGGAACGTGATTCGAACGAAGCGCGTGCTCTTCGGGATGCCTATGTTGACGGTGCAATCGACCTCTGCGCGCCCTCTGCGATGCCCTTTGAGGTGGCAAACGCATTGAGACACAGCTCGATGCTTGATGATACGCATATTGAGCAATCGATGGACGCGGTTGCTGCTTACGGACTCGACCTATTCGCGTTCGCTGATATTCCGGGAATTATCTCACTCTCAATTAAAGAGGAGCTCCCTGTCTATGACGCCTCGTATGTTGCTCTTGCGGACCACATCGATGGGGTGTGCTGGACAGCGGACCAGAAGCTCATCGATTCACTGTCATCGTCAGCTCAGACTGCCACAAAACATGCTCGGGATTTCGAGAACCCGTAG
- a CDS encoding PadR family transcriptional regulator, with amino-acid sequence MSEAQSTPDGQERTASDLTAFQQNILTVLSEKPQYGLAIKRNLEAYYDEDVNHGRLYPNLDDLVERGLVAKSELDKRTNEYDLTEEGYDLLLGDLKWRASKLSANNDRARDLEALVE; translated from the coding sequence ATGTCAGAGGCACAGTCGACACCCGACGGGCAAGAGCGTACCGCATCCGACCTGACCGCCTTCCAGCAGAACATCCTCACCGTCCTCAGCGAGAAGCCCCAATACGGTCTCGCGATTAAACGCAACCTCGAAGCGTACTACGACGAGGACGTCAACCACGGGCGGCTCTACCCCAACCTCGATGACCTCGTTGAGCGAGGGTTGGTCGCGAAAAGTGAACTCGATAAGCGTACGAACGAGTACGACCTGACCGAAGAGGGGTATGACCTCCTGCTCGGAGACCTCAAGTGGCGAGCATCGAAGCTTAGTGCTAACAACGACCGCGCACGCGATCTTGAAGCGCTCGTAGAGTAG